A window of the Brassica oleracea var. oleracea cultivar TO1000 chromosome C1, BOL, whole genome shotgun sequence genome harbors these coding sequences:
- the LOC106334925 gene encoding phytosulfokines 3-like — MAKCTTIFIMALLLCSTLTYAARLIPTTTTASSREDSVKGTEGDNTEEEICKGVGEEECLIRRTLVAHTDYIYTQNHKH, encoded by the exons ATGGCTAAGTGCACAACCATTTTCATCATGGCTCTCCTTCTCTGCTCAACGCTAACCTACGCAGCCAGGTTGATTCCGACGACAACTACCGCCTCTTCTAGAGAAGACTCCGTCAAG GGAACCGAAGGAGATAATACTGAAGAAGAAATCTGCAAAGGAGTTGGAGAAGAAGAATGTTTGATTAGACGAACTCTTGTTGCTCACACCGATTACATTTACACTCAAAATCACAAACACTAA